One genomic window of Polyangium aurulentum includes the following:
- the pdxA gene encoding 4-hydroxythreonine-4-phosphate dehydrogenase PdxA, whose translation MTRTTIAVSVGCPSGIGPEVAVAAAARAGDETRPLLVGDPDVVRRAARVVGVDVGRVQEVEGEAAVHALWPGEIGVWAPSTRMARLPVCGAPDREAGAAQLAWIDEALGLVQSGLASALVTGPVSKLAIATSGAPGAKRFRGHTEHLAERLDTAEVVMAFHAENITTALVTTHLPLARVPEAITEEAVARSSYWLVRLVRKLGKVRPHVAVAALNPHAGEGGLLGDEETRTIAPGVVRARERLEAEGVLAELEGPIGAETAFRKHASGAFDGVVAMYHDQATIPCKMVGFGEAVNVTLGLPVIRTSVDHGTGHDIAGKGVADPQGMARAMELAVRLARARA comes from the coding sequence ATGACGAGGACCACGATCGCGGTGAGTGTCGGCTGTCCGAGCGGCATCGGGCCCGAGGTGGCCGTGGCCGCGGCGGCGCGCGCGGGCGACGAGACCCGCCCCCTGCTCGTCGGAGATCCGGACGTCGTGCGGCGCGCCGCGCGGGTCGTGGGGGTCGACGTCGGGCGCGTGCAAGAGGTCGAGGGCGAGGCGGCGGTGCATGCGCTCTGGCCGGGGGAGATCGGCGTGTGGGCGCCGAGCACGCGCATGGCGCGCCTGCCGGTCTGCGGCGCGCCCGATCGCGAGGCTGGGGCGGCGCAGCTCGCGTGGATCGACGAGGCGCTCGGGCTCGTGCAGAGCGGACTTGCGAGCGCGCTCGTCACCGGGCCCGTCTCGAAGCTCGCCATCGCCACGAGCGGCGCGCCGGGCGCGAAGCGGTTTCGCGGGCACACCGAGCACCTCGCCGAGCGGCTCGACACGGCCGAGGTGGTGATGGCGTTCCATGCGGAAAACATCACGACCGCGCTCGTCACGACACACCTGCCGCTCGCGCGCGTGCCCGAGGCGATCACGGAGGAGGCCGTCGCGCGGTCCAGCTACTGGCTCGTGCGTCTCGTGCGCAAGCTCGGCAAGGTCCGGCCGCACGTGGCCGTGGCCGCGCTCAACCCGCATGCGGGCGAGGGAGGTCTGCTCGGCGACGAGGAGACGCGCACCATCGCGCCCGGCGTCGTGCGCGCGAGGGAGCGGCTCGAGGCGGAGGGCGTTCTGGCCGAGCTCGAGGGGCCCATCGGCGCGGAGACGGCGTTCCGCAAGCACGCGTCGGGCGCGTTCGACGGCGTGGTCGCGATGTACCACGACCAGGCGACCATCCCCTGCAAGATGGTCGGCTTCGGCGAGGCCGTGAACGTGACGCTCGGGCTGCCGGTCATCCGCACGAGCGTCGATCACGGCACGGGGCACGACATCGCGGGCAAGGGCGTCGCGGACCCGCAGGGCATGGCGCGGGCGATGGAGCTTGCGGTGCGGCTCGCGCGAGCGCGCGCCTGA
- a CDS encoding winged helix-turn-helix domain-containing protein codes for MPRRPFIIVVGHEPELDREEGAVSVLRGLGAQVRTLDLWDAPARVFPSDDDEARVIIVETPDRPDLAVGALRALRREERLRDVPAIAAVSVAQVARIDPSSGFDDFVLSPYVPAELYARIRKVEWQKSEFATEERVKVGPLVVDRSAREVWLEGRSVPLTAKEFSLLSYLCEKRGKVVSRDELLRRVWGNDYEGGPRTVDIHVTRLRSKLGTALPLATLRGAGYKLEAPDRAAVAQETSEVIRVGPSERPQVAR; via the coding sequence AGCCCGAGCTCGATCGCGAGGAGGGCGCCGTCTCCGTGTTGCGCGGGCTCGGCGCCCAGGTTCGCACGCTCGACCTGTGGGACGCGCCGGCCCGCGTGTTCCCGAGCGACGACGATGAGGCGCGCGTGATCATCGTGGAGACGCCCGATCGACCGGATCTCGCGGTGGGGGCGCTGCGGGCGTTGCGGCGCGAGGAGCGGCTGCGCGACGTGCCGGCGATCGCCGCGGTCTCGGTGGCGCAGGTGGCGCGCATCGATCCATCGAGCGGCTTCGATGACTTCGTGCTCTCGCCCTACGTGCCGGCCGAGCTTTACGCGCGCATCCGCAAGGTCGAGTGGCAGAAGAGCGAGTTCGCCACCGAGGAACGGGTGAAGGTGGGCCCGCTCGTGGTCGATCGCTCCGCGCGCGAGGTGTGGCTCGAGGGGCGCAGCGTGCCGCTCACGGCGAAGGAGTTCTCGCTCCTGTCGTACCTCTGCGAGAAGCGCGGCAAGGTGGTCTCGCGCGACGAGCTTTTGCGCCGCGTGTGGGGCAACGACTACGAGGGCGGGCCGAGGACGGTGGACATCCACGTGACGCGCCTGCGGTCGAAGCTCGGCACCGCGCTGCCGCTCGCGACCTTGCGAGGCGCCGGCTACAAGCTCGAGGCGCCCGATCGCGCGGCCGTGGCGCAGGAGACCTCGGAGGTGATCCGCGTGGGCCCGAGCGAAAGGCCGCAGGTGGCGCGATGA